A single genomic interval of Picosynechococcus sp. PCC 7003 harbors:
- a CDS encoding UPF0104 family protein has translation MGKHSNQLKQFVGRHFLSALSLILCSIAIVMVWQELRRMSWGLVWENIGHLSPVQLAIAGLFTLCSYGAIANYDLLAFRYLKKQLQHHKVAFAGLITYTISPNVGFAFLSGSMLRYRLYRQWQVSQLDIAQVIAFTNLSLWVGLVTVGGFIFTVFNLPLPTAIELPLFAQSLRGLGLFCLALSGLYGLGNLLLQKPLRWRNHQFTFPSLQISLQQILIFSLDWGFAALALYSLFDVSISYPVFFGIYVLAMVAGLISTIPGGLGVFETVILFFLQTTQPEEVILATLIVFRGLYYLLPFAIAVAALLLFEYRQTKKS, from the coding sequence GTGGGCAAGCATTCAAATCAACTCAAACAGTTTGTGGGCCGACATTTTTTATCGGCCTTAAGCTTGATTCTTTGCAGTATTGCCATCGTGATGGTCTGGCAAGAATTGCGACGAATGAGTTGGGGGCTTGTCTGGGAAAATATCGGCCATCTCTCTCCGGTGCAGTTAGCGATCGCTGGCTTGTTTACGTTGTGTAGCTATGGGGCGATCGCCAATTACGATCTGTTGGCCTTCCGTTATCTCAAGAAACAATTACAACACCATAAAGTCGCCTTTGCGGGCTTGATCACCTACACCATTAGCCCAAATGTGGGTTTTGCCTTTTTATCGGGAAGTATGCTGCGATATCGCCTTTATCGCCAGTGGCAGGTGTCTCAACTCGATATTGCCCAGGTGATTGCCTTTACGAACTTGAGTTTGTGGGTGGGCTTGGTCACCGTGGGGGGCTTTATTTTCACCGTCTTTAATTTGCCCCTACCGACAGCCATCGAACTCCCGTTATTCGCCCAGTCTTTACGGGGGTTGGGACTTTTTTGTTTGGCGCTGAGTGGATTATACGGACTGGGTAATCTTTTGCTGCAAAAACCCTTGCGGTGGCGCAACCATCAATTCACCTTCCCCTCGTTACAAATTTCGCTGCAACAGATTCTGATTTTTAGTTTGGATTGGGGCTTTGCGGCTTTAGCCCTTTATTCACTGTTTGATGTATCGATTTCTTATCCTGTCTTTTTTGGGATTTATGTCTTGGCAATGGTCGCAGGCTTGATCAGTACGATTCCTGGGGGCCTGGGGGTTTTTGAAACGGTGATTCTATTTTTTCTCCAAACGACCCAGCCAGAGGAGGTTATTTTGGCCACCTTAATTGTTTTTCGTGGCCTGTATTATCTGTTGCCCTTTGCGATCGCCGTTGCCGCTTTGCTGTTGTTTGAATATCGCCAGACGAAAAAATCATAA
- the purD gene encoding phosphoribosylamine--glycine ligase — protein sequence MNVLVVGNGGREHAIAWKLLQSPNVQKVVCTPGNGGTALLENCLNLPLAVDDFAGIAQACTDHDITFVAVGPEVPLSLGLADFLSERNIPVFGPKKDGAIIEASKAWAKDLMSEAGVPTAAAGTFTDPQAAKDYIQSQGAPIVVKADSLAAGKGVIVAETLEAALNAVDRLWAEGYKTLVVEEFLVGQEVSVLALTDGKTIRPLLPSQDHKQIGEGDTGENTGGMGVYAPTPIATPEIMAQVQTDVLEATLKTLQNRGIDYRGILYAGLMVAPNGDVKVLEFNCRFGDPETQAVLPLLETPLDEIMLACIHQTLAELPPLQWYDGSAVCVVAAAAGYPGAYEKGKIITGIQEAEALGATVFHAGTKLEGDTLVTNGGRVLGIVCRGHSFDQAIANAYQAVPKVQFPGMYYRRDIGHRLKKA from the coding sequence ATGAATGTACTCGTGGTGGGTAACGGCGGCAGAGAGCATGCGATCGCCTGGAAACTGCTCCAATCTCCCAACGTCCAGAAAGTCGTTTGTACCCCCGGTAATGGCGGCACCGCTCTGTTAGAAAATTGCCTCAATCTGCCCCTCGCCGTGGATGACTTTGCGGGCATTGCCCAAGCCTGCACCGACCACGACATCACCTTTGTTGCCGTTGGCCCGGAAGTCCCCCTTTCCCTCGGCCTCGCTGACTTTCTCTCAGAACGCAATATTCCCGTGTTTGGCCCGAAAAAAGATGGCGCGATCATTGAAGCCAGTAAAGCCTGGGCCAAAGACCTGATGAGCGAAGCAGGGGTACCCACCGCCGCTGCGGGTACCTTCACCGATCCCCAAGCAGCAAAAGACTATATCCAAAGCCAAGGCGCTCCCATCGTCGTCAAAGCCGATAGCCTCGCTGCCGGAAAAGGGGTGATCGTTGCTGAAACCCTCGAAGCAGCCCTAAATGCCGTTGATCGCCTCTGGGCCGAAGGTTACAAAACCTTGGTCGTCGAAGAATTTCTCGTCGGTCAAGAAGTTTCTGTGCTCGCCCTCACCGATGGAAAAACGATCCGACCCCTGTTGCCTTCCCAAGACCACAAACAAATTGGCGAAGGGGATACCGGCGAAAACACAGGCGGTATGGGCGTTTATGCTCCTACTCCCATTGCGACCCCTGAAATTATGGCCCAGGTGCAAACCGATGTCTTGGAAGCAACCCTTAAAACCTTACAAAATCGCGGCATTGACTACCGGGGGATTCTCTACGCAGGTCTCATGGTTGCGCCGAACGGTGATGTTAAGGTGCTGGAATTTAACTGTCGCTTTGGCGATCCAGAAACCCAGGCCGTTTTACCCCTCCTAGAAACGCCCCTCGATGAGATTATGCTTGCCTGCATTCATCAAACCCTTGCCGAACTGCCTCCCTTACAGTGGTACGACGGGAGTGCTGTCTGTGTTGTGGCGGCAGCGGCGGGCTATCCCGGTGCCTACGAAAAGGGCAAAATTATCACAGGTATCCAAGAAGCTGAAGCTCTGGGTGCGACAGTTTTCCATGCAGGGACTAAATTAGAAGGAGACACTCTCGTTACCAATGGGGGTCGTGTCCTTGGCATTGTCTGCCGTGGCCACAGTTTTGATCAGGCGATCGCCAACGCATACCAGGCCGTTCCCAAGGTTCAGTTCCCAGGAATGTACTATCGTCGCGACATTGGTCATCGCCTCAAAAAAGCGTAA